In one window of Thermoanaerobaculia bacterium DNA:
- a CDS encoding 3-hydroxyacyl-CoA dehydrogenase family protein produces MPPPEPPREIRRVLVVGAGTMGRGIAALCASRGFETAIHDPIPAALESAPGAIAALFEKAKARGKMTDGDVRAAVARVRVAADLSDAAGSADLVVEAAPESLEIKSAIFSELDRRAPAAILGSNTSSLSIGKIAGATGRPERVVGIHFFNPPLAMPLVEIVVGPRTDARTVDAVRAFVGALGKESIEVRDSPGFATSRLGVALGLEAIRMVEEGVASAADIDRAMEAGYGHAMGPLKTTDLVGLDVRLAIAEALARELSDERFRPPELLRRLVAEGKTGKKAGEGFYRWEGNEARPVSRRG; encoded by the coding sequence ATGCCGCCGCCCGAACCGCCGCGCGAGATCCGCCGGGTCCTCGTCGTCGGCGCCGGCACGATGGGGCGCGGCATCGCGGCGCTTTGCGCGTCCCGGGGTTTCGAAACCGCGATCCACGATCCGATTCCGGCCGCTCTCGAGTCGGCGCCGGGCGCGATCGCGGCGCTCTTCGAAAAGGCGAAGGCGCGCGGGAAGATGACGGACGGCGACGTCCGGGCGGCCGTCGCCCGGGTCCGGGTCGCGGCGGATCTTTCGGACGCCGCCGGGTCGGCGGATCTCGTCGTCGAGGCGGCGCCGGAATCTCTCGAGATCAAGAGCGCGATCTTCTCGGAGCTCGATCGCCGGGCGCCGGCCGCGATCCTCGGGTCGAACACCTCCTCCCTCTCGATCGGAAAGATCGCCGGGGCGACCGGGCGCCCCGAGCGGGTCGTGGGGATCCATTTCTTCAATCCCCCGCTCGCGATGCCGCTCGTCGAGATCGTCGTCGGGCCCCGGACCGATGCCCGGACCGTCGACGCGGTCCGCGCGTTCGTCGGCGCGCTCGGGAAGGAATCGATCGAGGTCCGGGACTCGCCCGGGTTCGCGACCTCCCGGCTCGGGGTCGCGCTCGGGCTCGAGGCGATCCGGATGGTCGAGGAGGGCGTCGCCTCGGCCGCCGACATCGACCGCGCGATGGAGGCGGGTTACGGCCACGCGATGGGGCCGCTCAAGACGACCGACCTCGTCGGCCTCGACGTACGGCTGGCGATCGCGGAAGCCCTCGCCCGGGAGCTCTCCGACGAGCGCTTCCGTCCGCCGGAGCTCCTTCGCCGGCTCGTCGCCGAAGGAAAGACCGGAAAGAAGGCGGGCGAGGGGTTCTACCGGTGGGAAGGGAACGAAGCGCGCCCCGTGTCGCGCCGCGGCTGA